A window from Callithrix jacchus isolate 240 chromosome 17, calJac240_pri, whole genome shotgun sequence encodes these proteins:
- the CCR4 gene encoding C-C chemokine receptor type 4, giving the protein MNPTDIADTTLDESMYSNYYLYESIPKPCTKEGIKAFGELFLPPLYSLVFVFGLLGNSVVVLVLFKYKRLRSMTDVYLLNLAISDLLFVFSLPFWGYYAADQWVFGLGLCKVISWMYLVGFYSGIFFIMLMSIDRYLAIVHAVFSLRARTLTSGVITSLATWSVAVFASLPGFLFSTCYTERNHTYCKTKYSLNSTTWKVLSSLEINILGLVIPLGVMLFCYSMIIRTLQHCKNEKKNKAVKMIFAVVVLFLGFWTPYNVVLFLETLVELEVLQDCTFERYLDYAIQATETLAFVHCCLNPIIYFFLGEKFRKYILQLFKTCRGLFVLCQYCGLLQIYSADTPSSSYTQSTLDHDLHDAL; this is encoded by the coding sequence ATGAACCCCACGGATATAGCAGACACCACCCTCGATGAAAGCATGTACAGCAATTACTATCTGTATGAAAGTATCCCCAAGCCTTGCACCAAAGAAGGCATCAAGGCATTTGGGGAGCTCTTCCTGCCTCCGCTGTACTccttggtttttgtgtttggtctGCTGGGGAATTCTGTGGTGGTTCTGGTCCTGTTCAAATACAAGCGGCTCAGGTCCATGACAGACGTGTACCTGCTCAACCTTGCCATCTCGGACCTGCTCTTCgtgttctccctccctttctgggGCTACTACGCAGCAGACCAGTGGGTTTTTGGGTTAGGTCTGTGCAAGGTCATTTCCTGGATGTACTTGGTGGGCTTTTACAGTGGCATATTCTTCATCATGCTCATGAGCATTGATAGATACCTGGCAATTGTGCACGCGGTGTTTTCCTTGAGGGCGAGGACCTTGACTTCTGGGGTCATCACCAGTTTGGCTACCTGGTCAGTGGCTGTGTTCGCCTCCCTTCCGGGCTTTCTGTTCAGTACTTGCTACACTGAGCGCAACCATACCTACTGCAAAACCAAGTACTCTCTCAACTCCACGACATGGAAGGTTCTCAGCTCCCTGGAAATCAACATTCTGGGGTTGGTGATCCCCTTGGGGGTCATGCTGTTTTGCTACTCCATGATCATCAGGACCCTGCAGCACTGTAAAAACGAGAAGAAGAACAAGGCGGTGAAGATGATCTTTGCCGTGGTGGTCCTCTTCCTTGGGTTCTGGACACCTTACAACGTTGTGCTCTTCCTAGAGACCCTGGTGGAGCTAGAAGTCCTTCAGGACTGCACCTTTGAAAGATACCTGGACTATGCCATCCAGGCCACAGAAACTCTGGCTTTTGTTCACTGCTGCCTTAATCCCATCATCTACTTTTTTCTGGGGGAGAAGTTTCGCAAGTACATCCTCCAACTCTTCAAAACCTGCAGGGGGCTTTTTGTGCTCTGCCAATACTGTGGGCTCCTCCAAATTTACTCTGCTGACACCCCCAGCTCATCTTACACGCAGTCCACTCTGGATCATGATCTCCATGATGCTctgtag